The proteins below are encoded in one region of Marinobacter sp. F4206:
- a CDS encoding beta-N-acetylglucosaminidase domain-containing protein encodes MTTPLGVIEGFYGPLWNWQERRQLVRALAPHGYRFYLYAPKADAFLRRRWQEPHPPALAAELAEFGRFCRAEGMRFGIGLSPFEIFNRFDDQAREALADKLNWLDRIGIDELAILFDDMRSGTPDLAQTQADIVHWVREHISAPQLSVCPSYYSDDPVLDRVFGERPADYLATLGRKLDHSVNIFWTGEEVCSREISPGHLKRIGDVLGRKPVLWDNYPVNDGDRMSAHLHLRGFTGRPAANAAHLAGHGINPALQPTLTTIPAITLSESYRLGPEYQYGQAFRHAAREVLGRELAEQVHADLLVLQDAGLGRIGDEKRQALLRTYDAFDHPAASEILRWLMGEFQVTDEMVATQ; translated from the coding sequence ATGACTACGCCACTTGGCGTTATTGAAGGTTTTTATGGCCCCCTGTGGAACTGGCAGGAGCGCCGTCAGCTGGTGCGTGCACTGGCTCCTCACGGTTATAGGTTCTATCTCTATGCCCCCAAGGCGGACGCCTTTCTGCGGCGTCGCTGGCAGGAGCCACACCCGCCGGCGCTTGCCGCCGAGCTGGCCGAGTTCGGTCGTTTCTGTCGGGCCGAGGGCATGCGGTTTGGCATCGGGCTGAGCCCGTTCGAAATCTTCAACCGGTTTGATGATCAGGCCCGGGAGGCATTGGCCGACAAGCTGAACTGGCTGGACCGGATCGGGATCGATGAGCTGGCGATCCTGTTCGATGACATGCGTTCCGGCACCCCGGATCTCGCCCAGACCCAGGCAGACATTGTGCATTGGGTACGCGAGCATATCTCGGCGCCTCAGCTCAGTGTCTGCCCCAGCTATTATTCGGACGATCCGGTGCTGGACCGGGTCTTCGGAGAACGTCCAGCCGATTACCTGGCGACCCTGGGACGTAAGCTCGATCACTCCGTAAACATCTTCTGGACCGGGGAAGAAGTCTGTTCGAGGGAAATCTCACCGGGGCATCTGAAGCGGATCGGGGATGTGCTGGGGCGCAAACCGGTGCTGTGGGACAACTATCCGGTTAACGATGGCGACCGGATGTCCGCGCACCTGCACCTGAGGGGCTTCACCGGGAGGCCGGCCGCGAACGCTGCCCACCTGGCCGGTCACGGAATCAACCCGGCCTTGCAGCCGACACTGACCACCATTCCCGCCATAACGCTGTCGGAATCCTATCGCCTGGGGCCGGAATATCAGTACGGACAGGCGTTTCGTCATGCCGCCCGTGAGGTGCTCGGGCGGGAGTTGGCGGAGCAGGTTCACGCCGACCTGCTGGTGTTGCAGGATGCCGGGCTTGGCCGCATCGGGGATGAAAAGCGACAGGCTCTGTTGCGAACCTACGACGCCTTTGATCACCCGGCGGCCAGTGAAATCCTGCGCTGGCTGATGGGGGAGTTCCAGGTTACGGATGAGATGGTGGCGACCCAGTAG
- a CDS encoding acyltransferase — protein sequence MTSSPSRLASLDALRGLAALAVVLFHYLPYYDKLYGHGFELPEAATATLLFGRYGVHLFFILSGFVIFMTLERTSKASWFGLARAFRLLPALWAAITLTFLSVHWLGPESRAVPLEVAILNTTLLHEYLGKAHVDGAYWSLVVEITFYSWMALLFFSLRKWQQLRLALAIWVIACYAGVLWWKQIPPALEFFIKDLLFVKYAPLFVAGMLIYRRHRYGGGSAFDNTLLALSIGHGLVAYKLPYSLFVLACFAVFALAVSGRMNWLSNRPMLWLGSLSYSLYLVHQNIGYGVIGWSYEAGLPGWLGVAMALATALTLASLIHYLVEKPSLARFRAWRRKAETPTALVATPQFESSVTVPARRDQTDS from the coding sequence ATGACCTCATCTCCCAGCCGACTAGCCAGTCTTGATGCCCTGCGCGGCCTGGCCGCCCTGGCCGTGGTGCTATTCCATTACCTGCCATACTACGACAAGCTCTATGGCCATGGGTTTGAATTGCCGGAAGCCGCGACCGCCACTCTGCTCTTTGGCCGGTACGGTGTTCACCTGTTCTTTATCCTGAGCGGCTTCGTTATTTTCATGACCCTGGAGCGAACCAGCAAGGCCAGCTGGTTCGGGCTGGCCCGGGCCTTCCGGTTGCTGCCGGCGCTGTGGGCCGCCATCACCCTCACCTTTCTGTCCGTTCACTGGCTCGGCCCCGAGAGCCGGGCCGTGCCCCTGGAAGTTGCCATTCTGAACACCACCCTGCTGCACGAATACCTGGGCAAGGCCCATGTGGATGGCGCTTACTGGAGCCTGGTGGTGGAGATCACCTTTTACAGCTGGATGGCACTCCTGTTCTTCAGCTTGCGCAAATGGCAGCAGCTCCGGCTCGCTCTGGCGATCTGGGTAATCGCCTGCTACGCCGGCGTACTGTGGTGGAAACAGATCCCGCCGGCGCTGGAGTTTTTCATCAAGGACCTGCTGTTTGTAAAATACGCACCTCTGTTCGTTGCCGGCATGCTGATTTATCGCCGACACCGCTACGGTGGCGGGTCAGCGTTTGACAATACGCTGCTGGCTTTGAGCATCGGCCACGGACTGGTCGCCTACAAGCTGCCCTACAGTCTGTTCGTACTGGCCTGTTTCGCCGTGTTTGCCCTGGCGGTGTCCGGGCGCATGAACTGGCTGTCCAACCGCCCCATGCTCTGGCTCGGCAGCCTGTCCTACAGCCTGTACCTGGTGCATCAGAACATCGGCTACGGTGTGATTGGCTGGAGTTACGAGGCCGGTCTGCCCGGCTGGCTGGGCGTAGCAATGGCGCTGGCAACCGCGCTGACGCTGGCCAGCCTCATCCACTATTTAGTGGAAAAGCCGTCACTTGCCAGGTTCCGGGCCTGGCGACGCAAGGCCGAAACGCCCACTGCCCTGGTGGCGACACCGCAGTTCGAGAGTAGCGTGACCGTACCGGCCCGACGCGACCAGACGGATTCTTGA
- a CDS encoding ATPase, with the protein MEIKTFEDLIDWTRQLHAHLAESLHESAALTTNERASALLDYVSSHEAKLEQAVAEFEKQADTKAMKTRLYDYANHKPIKSHRTCDTHYADLDFEGIEREVFDFHDQVMDLYDALIGKAEIPEAKTLLEDLKALEEHEAMRLARQIGRMDDM; encoded by the coding sequence ATGGAAATAAAAACTTTCGAGGACCTTATCGACTGGACCCGCCAGTTGCACGCGCACCTGGCCGAGAGCCTGCACGAATCGGCGGCCCTGACTACCAATGAACGCGCCAGCGCCCTACTTGATTACGTCAGCAGTCACGAAGCCAAGCTTGAACAGGCGGTCGCCGAGTTTGAAAAACAGGCCGATACCAAGGCGATGAAAACCCGCCTTTACGACTACGCCAACCACAAACCGATCAAATCCCATCGCACCTGCGACACCCACTATGCGGACCTGGATTTCGAAGGCATTGAGCGGGAAGTTTTCGACTTCCACGATCAGGTCATGGACCTCTACGACGCACTGATTGGCAAGGCGGAGATACCCGAGGCCAAAACCTTGCTGGAGGATCTCAAGGCGCTCGAGGAGCACGAGGCCATGCGGCTGGCGCGCCAGATTGGCCGGATGGATGATATGTAA
- a CDS encoding TRAP transporter substrate-binding protein — MKIRSVLSAAVLAVATTFAATQAFAQETFTLRLAETWGPNFPIFGDASKNMAEMAEKMSDGRLRIRIDSANKHKAPFGVFDMVKAGQYDMGHSASYYWKGKVPNTLFFTSMPFGMTALEQYAWFYHGDGMELMQEVYEPHNLMSFPGGNTGIQMGGWFRKEINSVDDLQGLKMRIPGFAGEVFAEVGVSPTNIAPGELYTALERNTIDAVEWVGPALDLRLGFQQIADYYYTGWHEPATELQFLVNKKTWEKLPADLQEILRISMRTASYDMLVQSQHENAKAWASIKEEHPNVQIKQFPEEVFQTMKEANDKLLEEAAAGDELAAKIVESQQEYLEKSRAYTDISERAYLNTMGDVE; from the coding sequence ATGAAGATCCGTTCTGTTCTTTCCGCGGCTGTGCTGGCTGTAGCAACTACCTTTGCCGCCACACAGGCATTCGCACAGGAAACCTTCACACTCCGTCTTGCAGAAACCTGGGGCCCGAACTTCCCGATCTTTGGTGATGCCTCCAAAAACATGGCCGAAATGGCCGAGAAGATGTCCGATGGCCGTCTGCGCATCCGCATTGATTCTGCCAACAAGCACAAGGCACCGTTCGGTGTGTTCGACATGGTCAAGGCCGGCCAGTACGACATGGGCCACTCCGCCTCGTACTACTGGAAAGGCAAGGTACCCAACACCCTGTTCTTTACCAGCATGCCCTTCGGCATGACCGCGCTGGAGCAGTATGCCTGGTTCTACCACGGCGACGGCATGGAGCTGATGCAGGAAGTGTATGAGCCACATAACCTGATGTCCTTCCCGGGCGGCAACACCGGCATCCAGATGGGCGGCTGGTTCCGCAAGGAAATCAACTCCGTCGACGATCTTCAGGGCCTGAAGATGCGGATTCCCGGCTTTGCCGGCGAAGTCTTCGCCGAGGTGGGTGTCAGCCCGACCAACATCGCTCCGGGCGAGCTCTACACCGCGCTCGAACGCAACACCATCGATGCGGTTGAGTGGGTAGGTCCGGCTCTGGATCTGCGTCTGGGCTTCCAGCAGATTGCTGACTACTACTACACCGGCTGGCACGAGCCGGCGACCGAACTGCAGTTCCTGGTCAACAAGAAGACCTGGGAAAAGCTGCCGGCTGACCTGCAGGAGATCTTGCGCATCTCCATGCGTACAGCTTCCTACGATATGCTGGTGCAGTCCCAGCACGAAAACGCCAAGGCCTGGGCAAGCATCAAGGAAGAGCACCCGAACGTGCAGATCAAGCAGTTCCCGGAAGAAGTGTTCCAGACCATGAAGGAGGCTAACGATAAGTTGCTGGAAGAAGCAGCAGCCGGCGACGAACTGGCCGCCAAGATCGTTGAGTCTCAGCAGGAGTACCTTGAGAAGTCACGCGCTTATACCGATATTTCCGAGCGCGCGTACCTCAACACAATGGGCGACGTAGAGTAA
- a CDS encoding TRAP transporter small permease subunit produces the protein MRWIIKLDEGLGRLSNLCGWIACIAMILMAANVFYDVVSRYAFNEVSIGMQEMEWHLYSIVFLFGIPYALRTDGHVRVDVFYTNWNNKAKAWVNMVGAVIFVIPFAYLIGTYGYSFALDSYNMGEGSGDPGGLPHRYLIKSIIPITAFFIATSGLGMITYAIRVLSGEKSYTGEHSAGGLA, from the coding sequence ATGCGGTGGATTATCAAACTGGACGAAGGCCTGGGCCGGCTGTCCAATCTCTGTGGCTGGATCGCCTGTATCGCGATGATACTGATGGCCGCCAACGTGTTTTACGACGTGGTTTCCCGCTACGCATTCAATGAAGTGTCGATTGGCATGCAGGAAATGGAATGGCACCTGTATTCCATCGTCTTTCTGTTTGGTATCCCCTACGCATTGCGCACGGACGGCCATGTTCGGGTCGACGTTTTCTACACCAACTGGAACAACAAGGCGAAAGCCTGGGTCAACATGGTGGGCGCCGTTATCTTTGTCATCCCGTTTGCCTACCTGATCGGGACCTACGGCTACAGCTTCGCGCTGGACTCCTACAACATGGGTGAAGGCAGCGGCGATCCCGGCGGCCTGCCCCACCGATATCTGATCAAGTCGATCATTCCCATCACCGCCTTCTTTATCGCAACCAGCGGCCTTGGCATGATCACTTACGCGATCCGCGTGCTGTCAGGCGAGAAAAGTTACACCGGTGAGCACAGCGCGGGAGGTCTGGCATGA
- a CDS encoding TRAP transporter large permease subunit, whose amino-acid sequence MIGMIMFGVAMLMLMLGFPVAFTFGGVALFFGIYAEGMDLFAFMPFRIMSVMQNTVLMAVPLFIFMGVVLQRTRLAEQLLTSMGRLFGGLPGGLAISTILVGALLAASTGVVGASVVAMGLISLPVMLAHKYDKRLSTGVICASGTLGQIVPPSIILIILGDVIGLPVGDLFKAAVWPGVVLVSLYIIYILVMTRLKPETAPAMPEDPTRSRKQEVVSALLSIIPPLALIIVVLGSIFSGIATPTESSALGGVGAVVLAIIYKQFSFKMIWDSSKDTVKVTAMVFAILIGATAFSMVFSYTGGDYLLEEWLHLLPGGQWGFIILAMLVILVLGFFIDFVEISFIIVPILAPVAEAMGINMLWFAILIAMNLQTSFLTPPFGFSLFYLKGVAPPEVRTVDIYRGIIPFILIQILVLAMIVVFPEWFGMSATY is encoded by the coding sequence ATGATCGGTATGATTATGTTCGGCGTCGCCATGCTGATGCTGATGCTGGGTTTTCCGGTAGCCTTTACCTTCGGTGGTGTCGCGCTGTTTTTCGGGATCTACGCCGAAGGCATGGATCTGTTCGCGTTCATGCCGTTCCGGATCATGAGTGTGATGCAGAATACCGTGTTGATGGCGGTACCTCTGTTCATCTTTATGGGTGTGGTACTGCAGCGCACCAGATTGGCTGAGCAGCTGCTCACCTCCATGGGGCGCCTCTTTGGTGGCCTGCCCGGCGGTCTCGCCATCTCCACCATTCTGGTGGGCGCACTGCTCGCCGCCTCCACCGGTGTAGTGGGTGCCAGCGTGGTGGCCATGGGTCTGATTTCGCTGCCGGTTATGCTCGCGCACAAATACGACAAGCGCCTGAGTACCGGCGTTATCTGCGCGTCCGGCACACTCGGTCAGATTGTGCCGCCCTCCATCATCCTGATCATCCTGGGCGATGTTATCGGGCTGCCCGTGGGCGACCTGTTCAAAGCCGCGGTATGGCCGGGCGTAGTATTGGTCAGTCTCTATATCATCTACATCCTGGTGATGACCCGCCTGAAACCGGAAACCGCCCCGGCCATGCCGGAAGATCCGACCCGCTCCCGCAAACAGGAGGTGGTGTCCGCGCTGCTGTCGATCATTCCGCCGCTGGCATTGATCATTGTGGTCCTGGGTTCCATCTTCAGCGGTATTGCCACCCCGACTGAGTCCTCGGCACTGGGCGGCGTCGGCGCCGTCGTTCTGGCGATCATCTACAAGCAGTTCTCGTTCAAGATGATCTGGGACAGCTCCAAGGACACCGTGAAGGTGACGGCTATGGTGTTTGCCATCCTGATCGGTGCCACCGCGTTCTCCATGGTGTTCAGCTACACAGGAGGCGACTACCTGCTCGAGGAATGGCTGCACCTTCTGCCTGGGGGCCAATGGGGCTTCATCATCTTGGCGATGCTGGTCATTCTGGTTCTCGGCTTCTTCATCGACTTCGTGGAGATTTCGTTCATCATCGTGCCGATCCTGGCTCCGGTGGCCGAAGCCATGGGCATCAACATGCTCTGGTTTGCCATCCTGATTGCCATGAACCTGCAGACCAGCTTCCTGACGCCACCGTTCGGATTCTCGCTGTTCTACCTGAAAGGGGTGGCCCCACCGGAGGTAAGAACCGTGGATATTTACCGCGGCATCATTCCCTTCATCCTGATCCAGATACTGGTGCTGGCAATGATTGTGGTCTTCCCGGAATGGTTCGGGATGAGCGCCACCTACTAA
- a CDS encoding cyclopropane-fatty-acyl-phospholipid synthase family protein — translation MTQSTAQKTEQTGQQPKPHVLNLPLGAARVDREPHSYERWLIAKLMRMAGSPPIRFRLWNGDVIEPNGQEARFVLQLTDPKALYSLVANPNLAFGDLYSAGRLDVEGELPDLMEALYRSVHAARQSWPKWLDALWRNHNPRSTGISEAKENIHHHYDLGNEFYRLWLDRAEMQYTCAYYEQPDLTLEQAQLAKLEHVCRKLRLKPGMTVVEAGCGWGGLARYMARHYGVRVHSYNISREQLAYAREEARQQKLDHLIDYVEDDYRNIEGQYDAFVSIGMLEHVGKENYPALSDLIKRSLKPDGIALLHSIGRNRPMLMNAWIEKRIFPGAYPPSIGEFMEICEHGDFSVLDVENLRLHYAQTLTHWMERFDENKDRVSEMYDEHFTRAWRMYLAGSIAAFQAGALQLFQVVFTHGDNNHLPRNRQDLYITPAAPEDV, via the coding sequence ATGACTCAGAGTACTGCCCAAAAAACCGAGCAGACCGGCCAACAACCAAAGCCACATGTGCTGAACCTTCCACTGGGAGCTGCCCGGGTGGACAGAGAACCGCACAGTTACGAGCGCTGGCTCATTGCGAAACTGATGCGTATGGCTGGCTCTCCGCCGATCCGATTCCGGTTATGGAACGGAGACGTCATCGAACCCAACGGGCAGGAAGCCAGGTTTGTCCTTCAGCTGACAGACCCCAAGGCATTGTATTCACTGGTCGCCAACCCCAATCTGGCCTTCGGTGACCTGTACAGTGCGGGCCGGCTGGACGTCGAGGGCGAACTACCGGACCTGATGGAGGCGCTTTACCGATCGGTCCACGCCGCCCGCCAGAGTTGGCCGAAATGGCTGGATGCCCTGTGGCGCAACCACAACCCGAGGTCTACCGGAATCTCGGAAGCCAAGGAGAACATCCACCATCACTACGACCTGGGCAACGAATTCTATCGATTGTGGCTGGACCGGGCCGAAATGCAGTATACCTGCGCCTATTACGAGCAGCCGGACCTGACCCTGGAACAGGCCCAGCTTGCCAAGCTGGAACATGTATGCCGAAAACTGCGCCTGAAGCCCGGCATGACGGTGGTCGAAGCCGGCTGCGGCTGGGGCGGATTGGCGCGCTACATGGCCCGCCATTACGGCGTCAGGGTCCACTCCTACAACATCTCCAGGGAACAGCTTGCCTATGCCCGGGAAGAGGCCCGCCAGCAGAAGCTTGATCACCTGATTGATTACGTGGAGGACGACTACCGGAATATCGAAGGCCAGTACGATGCCTTTGTCTCGATCGGCATGCTGGAACACGTGGGCAAAGAGAATTATCCGGCACTGTCAGATCTGATCAAACGAAGCCTCAAGCCCGACGGCATCGCGCTGCTCCACAGTATCGGCCGCAACCGCCCCATGCTGATGAATGCCTGGATTGAGAAACGGATTTTTCCAGGTGCGTATCCGCCCAGTATCGGTGAGTTCATGGAGATCTGCGAACACGGCGATTTCTCGGTCCTGGATGTTGAGAACCTGCGACTGCACTACGCCCAGACCCTGACCCACTGGATGGAGCGATTCGACGAGAATAAGGATCGGGTGTCGGAAATGTACGACGAGCACTTCACCCGAGCATGGCGAATGTACCTGGCCGGTTCCATTGCCGCGTTCCAGGCAGGAGCGCTGCAGTTGTTCCAGGTTGTGTTCACCCATGGCGACAACAATCACCTGCCCCGGAACCGACAGGATCTCTATATCACCCCCGCCGCGCCGGAGGATGTCTGA
- a CDS encoding NAD(P)/FAD-dependent oxidoreductase, with product MEYYDLIIVGAGPAGSTLARSLQDSGKRILVIDKQDFPRDKTCAGWVTPAVLETLHIDKEDYNRGRTLQPIRRFRIGMMGQPAVENDHGEVVSYGIRRCEFDAYLLDRVEAPKILSTPVKTIVRNAGNWQINDTWEAPLVVGAGGHFCPVARLLGEGPGSHETVVAAKEVEFEMTPDQANACQARGDTPELWFCRDLKGYAWVFRKGNFLNIGLGREDNHKLTEHLEAFVQDMKDSGRIPADLPGRFKGHAYLLYAHAERPLVDDGILLIGDSAGLAYTQSGEGIRPAVESALMAADVIRHAPDYSASSLQVYGDAIAERFGNRATDLDQGWQVPDWVKMPLASTLMRSQWFTRKVVTEKWFLHQQVPPLEVRFDTSATGSMTTAL from the coding sequence ATGGAGTACTACGATCTGATCATCGTCGGCGCCGGGCCGGCCGGCTCGACCCTCGCCCGGAGTCTGCAGGACAGCGGCAAGCGCATTCTGGTCATCGACAAGCAGGACTTCCCCAGGGACAAGACCTGCGCCGGCTGGGTGACACCGGCGGTGCTGGAAACCCTGCACATTGACAAAGAAGACTACAACCGGGGCCGGACGCTGCAGCCGATTCGCCGCTTCCGCATTGGTATGATGGGGCAGCCGGCGGTGGAAAACGATCACGGCGAGGTGGTCAGTTACGGCATTCGGCGCTGCGAATTTGACGCCTACCTGCTGGATCGGGTGGAAGCCCCCAAGATCCTCTCCACGCCCGTAAAGACCATAGTCCGCAACGCCGGTAACTGGCAGATCAATGATACCTGGGAGGCGCCCCTGGTGGTCGGTGCCGGCGGCCACTTCTGCCCGGTGGCACGGTTACTGGGCGAAGGGCCCGGAAGCCATGAGACCGTTGTGGCGGCCAAGGAAGTGGAGTTCGAGATGACGCCGGATCAGGCCAACGCCTGTCAGGCCCGAGGCGATACGCCGGAACTCTGGTTTTGCCGGGATCTCAAGGGCTATGCCTGGGTGTTCCGGAAAGGCAACTTCCTGAACATCGGCCTCGGGCGCGAGGATAATCACAAGCTGACCGAGCATCTGGAGGCCTTCGTTCAGGACATGAAGGATTCCGGGCGCATTCCCGCGGACCTGCCCGGTCGGTTCAAGGGCCACGCCTACCTGCTGTACGCCCATGCCGAGCGGCCCCTGGTCGATGACGGCATCCTGCTGATTGGCGATTCCGCAGGACTGGCCTACACCCAGAGTGGCGAGGGCATCCGGCCAGCCGTTGAGTCGGCGCTGATGGCCGCTGACGTCATACGTCACGCTCCGGACTATTCGGCATCCTCCCTGCAAGTCTACGGCGATGCCATTGCCGAACGCTTTGGCAACCGTGCCACCGACCTGGACCAGGGCTGGCAGGTACCGGACTGGGTCAAGATGCCGCTCGCCAGCACTCTGATGCGCTCCCAATGGTTCACGCGCAAGGTCGTGACCGAGAAGTGGTTCCTGCACCAACAGGTACCACCGCTTGAAGTGCGGTTCGACACATCGGCCACCGGCTCAATGACAACCGCACTCTAA
- a CDS encoding Dps family protein, which produces MGKNFIGLDTEKTAKLADSLNDLLSNYQIFYMNVRGYHWNIKGDNFFELHVKFEELYDDLLLKIDEIAERVLTLGHRPAHAYSTYIEKSEVPERRDVSDGREAMENIVDSFAKLIGKQRQLLSLAGDAEDEGTVALMSDYISQQEKTVWMYRSYLGH; this is translated from the coding sequence ATGGGTAAGAACTTCATTGGTCTGGACACGGAAAAGACCGCAAAACTGGCGGATTCTTTGAACGACTTACTGTCCAACTACCAGATTTTTTATATGAACGTCCGCGGTTATCACTGGAATATCAAGGGCGACAACTTCTTCGAGTTGCACGTGAAATTCGAGGAGCTGTACGACGACCTGCTGCTCAAGATTGATGAGATTGCAGAGCGCGTGCTGACCCTGGGTCATCGTCCGGCGCACGCCTACAGCACCTACATCGAGAAATCCGAAGTGCCCGAACGCCGGGACGTGTCCGATGGCCGTGAGGCGATGGAAAACATTGTCGACAGCTTCGCCAAGCTGATTGGTAAGCAGCGTCAGTTGCTTAGCCTTGCGGGCGATGCTGAGGACGAGGGCACGGTCGCCCTGATGAGTGATTACATCTCGCAGCAGGAAAAAACGGTGTGGATGTACCGCAGTTATCTGGGGCACTGA
- a CDS encoding dihydrolipoyl dehydrogenase, translating into MEKREVDVAIIGVGTAGMVAYQRVRKVTDSVVLIEANRYGTTCARVGCMPSKLLIAAADNAHQMAKAPLFGVSAANIRIDGRAVMKRVRRERDRFVASVVESVDKFPDAHRLFGHARFAGPNRLMVESGNGDEREVRARRIIIATGSRPNIPGFLKEAKDRLVVNDDLFEWQDLPDSVAVFGPGVIGLELGQALSRLGVRVRMFGVGGAIGSIRDDSIRQYALDTFNREFPLDPDADVKEVERTADGVRITFQDPERGRVTETFDYLLAATGRRPNVDGLDIQNADIELDDRGAPLFDPHTLRCGDSHIFIAGDANNALPLLHEAADEGRIAGDNAAAYPDVRAGLRRTPLSVVFTDPQIASVGLTIDEVNERCRGCFAVGEVSFEDQGRSRVIGKNTGLLRVYGEHGTGLLMGAEMFGPAAEHIAHLLAWSVQRRLTVSEVLEMPFYHPVIEEGLRTALKQLNRNLSIGPEPAEGCTECGPGV; encoded by the coding sequence ATGGAAAAGCGAGAAGTCGACGTTGCTATCATCGGCGTTGGTACCGCCGGAATGGTGGCGTACCAGCGGGTCCGGAAAGTCACCGACAGTGTCGTGCTGATTGAGGCGAACCGATACGGAACCACCTGCGCCCGGGTCGGGTGTATGCCGAGTAAGCTGTTGATTGCGGCCGCAGATAACGCCCATCAGATGGCGAAGGCACCTTTGTTCGGGGTGTCAGCGGCCAACATCCGAATCGACGGCAGGGCGGTGATGAAGCGGGTTCGCCGGGAGCGGGACCGGTTTGTTGCTTCGGTGGTGGAATCAGTCGATAAATTTCCGGATGCCCATCGCCTGTTCGGACACGCCCGGTTTGCCGGCCCGAATCGGCTGATGGTGGAGTCCGGTAATGGTGACGAGCGGGAAGTCCGGGCCCGTCGGATCATCATTGCGACCGGGTCCCGCCCCAACATTCCCGGTTTTCTGAAAGAGGCCAAGGACCGGTTGGTGGTCAATGACGATCTGTTCGAGTGGCAGGACCTGCCGGACTCCGTGGCGGTATTTGGCCCGGGGGTCATCGGTCTTGAGCTGGGTCAGGCATTGAGTCGTCTCGGGGTCCGGGTACGGATGTTCGGGGTTGGCGGTGCCATTGGCTCCATTCGCGACGACTCCATTCGGCAGTATGCCCTCGACACCTTTAACCGGGAGTTTCCGCTCGATCCGGACGCCGATGTCAAAGAGGTCGAGCGAACCGCGGACGGTGTCCGGATTACCTTTCAGGACCCGGAGCGGGGAAGGGTCACCGAGACCTTTGACTATCTGCTCGCCGCGACGGGCCGGCGCCCCAACGTGGATGGCCTGGACATCCAGAATGCGGACATCGAACTGGACGACAGGGGCGCGCCCCTGTTCGACCCCCATACCCTCCGGTGCGGCGACAGCCACATCTTTATCGCCGGCGATGCCAACAATGCCTTGCCGTTGTTGCATGAGGCGGCGGATGAAGGCCGCATTGCCGGTGACAACGCCGCCGCTTATCCCGACGTCCGGGCCGGTCTGCGCCGGACGCCCCTATCGGTGGTATTCACGGATCCCCAGATTGCCTCGGTGGGTCTGACCATCGATGAAGTGAATGAGCGATGCCGGGGCTGCTTCGCGGTTGGTGAGGTCTCGTTCGAGGATCAGGGCAGGAGCCGGGTCATCGGCAAGAACACCGGCCTGCTGCGGGTTTACGGTGAGCATGGCACGGGACTGCTCATGGGCGCTGAAATGTTTGGGCCGGCCGCCGAACACATTGCGCATCTGCTGGCCTGGTCGGTTCAGCGCCGACTGACGGTCAGTGAGGTTCTCGAGATGCCTTTCTATCATCCGGTGATTGAAGAAGGCCTGCGCACCGCCTTGAAACAGCTGAACCGCAACCTCAGTATTGGTCCTGAGCCGGCGGAAGGGTGCACCGAGTGTGGGCCAGGCGTCTAG
- a CDS encoding LysE family transporter, which produces MQSYWPEFLTVALVHLLAVASPGPDFAVMLRQALSQSRYNALLTAVGIGLGILLHVAYSLLGIGLIIQQSVWLFNVLKVAGALYLTWIAVQCLRSRATGVYVDAGPGKVQSGVAALRLGFLTNALNPKATLFFVSLFSVVISPGTPLELQAGYGIYMAAATALWFALVAVFFTLPRVRRGFSRFGHWLDRMMGGVLLLLAGQLLLSTVSGSEPPSGPSPGTDR; this is translated from the coding sequence GTGCAAAGTTATTGGCCGGAATTTCTGACCGTGGCCCTGGTACATCTGTTGGCGGTGGCCAGCCCGGGACCGGATTTTGCCGTGATGCTCAGACAGGCACTCAGCCAGAGCCGGTACAATGCATTACTCACCGCCGTGGGCATTGGCCTGGGCATTCTGCTGCATGTGGCCTATTCGTTACTCGGCATCGGCCTGATCATTCAGCAGTCGGTCTGGCTGTTCAATGTCCTGAAGGTGGCCGGAGCCCTTTACCTGACCTGGATTGCCGTTCAATGCCTGCGGTCCCGCGCCACCGGCGTGTATGTCGACGCCGGTCCCGGGAAAGTCCAATCCGGAGTCGCGGCTCTGCGACTCGGTTTCCTGACCAACGCACTGAATCCCAAGGCCACACTGTTCTTTGTGTCGCTTTTCTCCGTCGTAATCAGCCCCGGAACCCCCCTTGAACTCCAGGCAGGCTACGGTATCTACATGGCTGCCGCCACGGCCCTGTGGTTCGCGCTGGTGGCCGTGTTCTTTACCCTGCCTCGGGTCCGCCGCGGTTTCAGCCGATTCGGCCACTGGCTTGACCGCATGATGGGCGGTGTTCTTTTGCTATTGGCCGGTCAGCTCTTGCTGTCTACAGTGAGCGGATCAGAGCCTCCGTCTGGTCCCAGCCCAGGCACGGATCGGTAA